AATCTATGTTTGCTATCGTCGGCGACCCAGTCGATTATGTGAAAAATGCCATCCCTGAATTGTTCACGACTTCCATTGAGAAGGTTGAAGAATTTCGGGGCGAGTTGACGCTGTATGTAAAGCCGGAGCAATTGCGCACCGTTTGCGAGGCGATCAAACAGCATCTTGATTTAGATTTTGACCATTTGCCTGACCTGACGGCAGTCGACCACTTGAAAGAAATGCAAGAAGGCGAACCACGTTTTCACGTGGTGATTCACTTGTTCTCTACCTTTCGCAAAAAACGCATTCGGTTGAAAGTTCCTGTGTGGGAAGATAACTGCGCGGTGGATTCCGTCGCCGACATCTGGACCTCGGCCAACTGGCACGAACGCGAATGCTACGACTTATTTGGAATTACCTTCAATGGTCACCCTGATCTGCGCCGTATTATGATGCCGGACGATTGGGAAGGCCATCCGCTTCGTAAGGATTATCCGGTTTCAAATCAGGAACCGTACGAATATATCAATAAACAATTGGCCAGCGAATAATTGATTTCAACACACTATTTTGTGACGGGTTTAAGAGATGCCTTATAAGCTTGAATTTCAAACCGACCGCGGCATCACAGAGAAACTGAAGGAATACCACTCCGAGCACATGGTGCTCAACATGGGGCCGCAACACCCCAGTACGCACGGCGTTTTGCGCCTGGTGTGCGTGTTGGACGGCGAGGAAGTCATTGATGTGATTCCCGATGTAGGCTATCTGCATCGCGGCATGGAAAAACTGGCGGAAGCCAAAGGCTATCACCGTTTCATTCCATTTACTGATCGCCTCGATTATCTCGCTCCCATGTCAAACAACACCGCGATGGTGTTGGCGGTGGAAAAACTGATCGGCATCGAAGCCCCGCCGCGCGCCCAGTATCTACGCACAATTTTGTGTGAGTTGGCGCGGATTTCCT
This portion of the Candidatus Hinthialibacter antarcticus genome encodes:
- a CDS encoding NADH-quinone oxidoreductase subunit C; its protein translation is MFAIVGDPVDYVKNAIPELFTTSIEKVEEFRGELTLYVKPEQLRTVCEAIKQHLDLDFDHLPDLTAVDHLKEMQEGEPRFHVVIHLFSTFRKKRIRLKVPVWEDNCAVDSVADIWTSANWHERECYDLFGITFNGHPDLRRIMMPDDWEGHPLRKDYPVSNQEPYEYINKQLASE